The DNA window TCGCTTGCCCGATCAACCCCGTGTCAGGCGCAACCATCGGTCGCTGACCCCTCCCCGTCGCCAACCTAACCCTCGCCCTTGCCATCCAGATACTTCCAGTCGCCCTTGTGGCGGCGGAAACGGGAGACCTCGTGGAGTTCGAAGGGCTCTCCTTGAACGAAGTAATTCGCGATGAACTCGACCTTCCCGACCTTGTCCTCGCGGCCGCCCTTGGCGGTGGCGAGCACGGTCAGCTTGGCCCAGTTCACCTGCGGCACCATTTTGGTCAGCTCCTTCCGCAAGCCGGGCTTCCGGGTGTCGGGATGGGTCGTCTCGACGAGGTAGTCCACCTTGCGGAAGTAGTAGGCGCTGTAGCGCGACCGCATCAGCTGCTCGGCCGTCGCCGGTTTGGTCTTGGAGTGGAGAAAGGGCATGCAGCAGGACACATACGGCTGCCCGCTGCCGCAGGGGCAGGGCTGCTCGTTCCGGGTCCTTTCACCGCGTCTCGGGCCGTCGCTCATGGCCGGAGATTGGATCGGAGCAGAGGCGCTGGCGATGCTTTCCATCGATGAGTCCTCCTCATGTGGGAGGGCACGCTACGTGATCCCGTAGGTGTCGGATCCGTCACAATCGACTTGGGGTGATGTGTCGATTCCGGTAGATTGGCCGTCCGATGTCCCCCCTCACATTCAGAGATCGGGCTCTGCGCAAGGCCAAGCGCGCAGGGCTTTACGCCCTTCAGAAAGCGACTTCCTACCGCTACGACGCGGAGTTGGAGAAGAAGCTCGCCCGCCGGGTCGCCGGTTGGATGGAAAGCTCGGTCGCCACGCCCGGAGAGCCGCCGTCACGGAGCATCGACAGCATTGATCTCGCGGACCCGAAACGATTCAGCGAGTTCCAGTACGACCCGCACAAGACCTTCGTCGCATCGGAAGACGGACCGGAGCTCGACGAGTTCGGCCGGCCCGGCCGCTGGCAGCCCCGCGGCATC is part of the Haloferula helveola genome and encodes:
- a CDS encoding YchJ family protein translates to MSDGPRRGERTRNEQPCPCGSGQPYVSCCMPFLHSKTKPATAEQLMRSRYSAYYFRKVDYLVETTHPDTRKPGLRKELTKMVPQVNWAKLTVLATAKGGREDKVGKVEFIANYFVQGEPFELHEVSRFRRHKGDWKYLDGKGEG